In one Pseudobdellovibrionaceae bacterium genomic region, the following are encoded:
- a CDS encoding SH3 domain-containing protein: MWVHTRSQAAPLALVFFTLLSFEAFATAVVHKVETPRRICLNVRTQARSGAAVSECVPNGRALRILEHNPTGYSRVDLGGRTGYVWTKYLRADRATTPSPTPRTPANLSQLMLTTAKSLETDEIGRGRGFTLTKSVGWAKLERDGEINVQGSKRSHCTSATHAALLKTLGELHKQGRIDISEHARKALNSGLFRDVWNSNGYGPAKVIELLGGQNFRDINEAKPGDIVKIDRANGTGHMVLFSRKDGDKICYWSSNRRTKGLGENCEAIGRSKFVFSRFTDMGKLQAGLNNLDSNLRVDSAFADVRARQGHGFVKLAALDLARRADVRAPVELRTRYVQLGESAERATDAVQ; the protein is encoded by the coding sequence ATGTGGGTACACACCCGGTCGCAAGCAGCGCCCCTCGCGCTCGTCTTTTTCACACTCCTTTCATTCGAAGCGTTCGCCACCGCGGTGGTCCACAAGGTCGAAACGCCCCGGCGCATTTGCTTGAACGTCCGCACGCAAGCTCGCTCCGGCGCGGCGGTTTCAGAATGCGTGCCTAACGGCCGCGCCCTACGGATTCTCGAACACAACCCGACGGGCTACTCGCGCGTCGATCTTGGCGGGCGCACGGGCTACGTCTGGACGAAGTACCTCCGCGCGGATCGCGCGACGACGCCCTCCCCGACCCCGCGTACGCCCGCGAACCTCAGCCAGCTGATGCTCACGACCGCCAAAAGCCTCGAGACCGACGAGATCGGACGCGGTCGAGGCTTCACGCTCACGAAGTCCGTCGGCTGGGCGAAGCTCGAGCGCGACGGCGAGATCAACGTTCAAGGATCGAAAAGATCGCACTGCACGTCCGCGACCCACGCGGCCCTCCTGAAAACTTTGGGGGAACTGCATAAACAAGGACGCATCGACATCTCCGAACACGCCCGCAAGGCACTCAACTCGGGCCTTTTCCGCGACGTATGGAACTCGAACGGTTACGGGCCGGCAAAAGTCATCGAACTTCTGGGCGGCCAGAACTTCCGCGACATCAATGAGGCGAAACCCGGCGACATCGTGAAGATCGATCGAGCGAACGGGACCGGGCACATGGTCCTCTTCAGCCGCAAGGATGGAGACAAGATCTGCTACTGGAGCAGCAACCGTCGAACGAAAGGGCTCGGCGAAAACTGCGAGGCCATCGGCCGCTCGAAGTTCGTCTTTTCGCGTTTCACCGACATGGGGAAACTGCAGGCGGGACTGAACAATCTGGACTCGAATTTGCGTGTCGATTCGGCCTTCGCGGATGTCCGCGCCCGTCAGGGACATGGCTTCGTGAAGCTCGCGGCGCTGGACCTCGCGCGCCGCGCGGACGTGCGCGCGCCCGTCGAGCTCCGCACACGGTACGTCCAATTGGGCGAGTCCGCGGAACGCGCGACCGACGCCGTTCAGTGA
- a CDS encoding aromatic ring-hydroxylating dioxygenase subunit alpha: METILKNHWYLGCLTDELKEKSLVHRVIADEPLVIFRDENGKPTALRDICPHRGIPLSYGRWVQGEVECPYHGWTFDKQGTCTSIPSLTTDQKLDCRKIKVRQYDCQEFQGMVWVFLTPPKSASATQATLDRELAPEPPRIPFLPMNAKPRFVEYADFPCHIDHAVIGLMDPAHGPYIHKSWFWRSSRSSYEKKKTFRPIPFGFQMSRHKPSSNSKAYKMLGGAPTTEISFQLPATRTEHVVVGPRNFYSYTALTPVNDKLTRITQMVYWDSWFFTLLSPFIRKFARVFLKQDQDAVTQQQDGLKWDPTLMLINDADTQAKWYFRLKDEWTKFETDPATEFKHPVKETTLSWRS, translated from the coding sequence ATGGAAACCATCCTGAAAAATCACTGGTATTTGGGCTGCCTCACCGACGAGCTCAAAGAGAAGTCCCTGGTCCACCGCGTGATCGCGGATGAGCCCCTCGTGATTTTCCGTGATGAGAACGGAAAACCCACGGCCTTGCGCGACATCTGCCCGCACCGCGGAATTCCCCTTTCCTACGGACGTTGGGTCCAAGGCGAAGTCGAATGCCCCTACCACGGTTGGACGTTCGACAAACAAGGCACCTGCACCTCGATCCCCTCGCTGACCACGGATCAAAAACTCGATTGCCGTAAAATCAAAGTGCGCCAGTACGACTGCCAAGAATTCCAAGGTATGGTGTGGGTCTTCCTGACGCCGCCCAAGTCCGCCAGCGCCACGCAAGCGACGCTCGACCGTGAACTTGCGCCCGAACCTCCGCGCATTCCTTTTTTACCGATGAACGCGAAACCGCGCTTCGTCGAATACGCCGATTTTCCGTGTCACATCGACCACGCGGTCATCGGTCTGATGGATCCCGCGCACGGCCCTTACATTCACAAATCCTGGTTCTGGCGCTCGAGCCGCTCGAGTTACGAAAAGAAAAAAACCTTCCGTCCGATCCCTTTCGGTTTTCAGATGAGTCGTCACAAACCTTCGTCCAACTCGAAAGCCTATAAGATGTTGGGCGGCGCTCCCACGACCGAAATTTCCTTTCAATTGCCCGCGACCCGCACCGAACACGTCGTCGTCGGCCCCCGCAACTTCTATTCGTACACGGCGCTGACTCCCGTGAACGACAAGCTGACCCGCATCACGCAGATGGTTTACTGGGATTCGTGGTTTTTCACTTTGCTGAGCCCCTTCATCCGCAAATTCGCGCGCGTCTTCCTGAAACAGGATCAAGACGCCGTGACTCAACAGCAAGACGGCCTCAAGTGGGATCCGACCTTGATGCTGATCAACGACGCCGACACCCAAGCGAAGTGGTACTTCCGTCTGAAAGACGAATGGACCAAATTCGAAACCGACCCGGCCACCGAATTCAAACACCCCGTCAAAGAGACGACGCTCAGCTGGCGAAGCTAG
- the rsgA gene encoding ribosome small subunit-dependent GTPase A has product MAILFRVVTDSGSHYGVVDPDGEFWPARLAGRFFNMEKSARPVVGDWVEGRLEPGGWVFVEERRPRQTLITRRVGRFETQDLAANVDLLLILSSLNEDFNLNRFDRYLALAHQAGIKAWIVLTKLDLCTDVATFRDEARARLGGVPLYAVSAETGEGIAELGEDLAHVSRAGGTIAVLGSSGVGKSTLTNVLVPEARMKTSAIREHDGRGRHTTTHREILRLADGGWWMDSPGLRGLKPEFGTGEVSAHTEDLEALILSCRFTDCAHVDEPGCRVRAAIAEGTLEEARWESFWKLKSEELHQERMEDPLERRKERERFHRQVAAATEHARFRRRGFK; this is encoded by the coding sequence ATGGCGATTTTATTCCGGGTCGTGACCGACTCGGGTTCGCATTACGGGGTCGTCGACCCCGACGGTGAATTTTGGCCCGCGCGACTGGCGGGTCGGTTTTTTAATATGGAAAAGTCCGCGCGCCCGGTCGTGGGTGACTGGGTGGAAGGACGTTTAGAGCCCGGTGGCTGGGTCTTCGTTGAAGAACGCCGGCCGCGCCAAACGCTCATCACGCGACGGGTGGGGCGTTTCGAAACGCAAGACCTCGCCGCGAACGTGGATCTGCTTTTGATCCTGAGTTCGCTGAACGAGGACTTCAATTTGAATCGTTTCGACCGCTACCTTGCGCTCGCGCACCAGGCGGGCATCAAGGCGTGGATCGTGCTGACCAAGCTTGATCTCTGCACGGACGTCGCGACCTTTCGTGACGAAGCCCGCGCGCGTTTGGGTGGGGTGCCGCTTTACGCGGTCAGCGCCGAAACCGGCGAAGGGATCGCGGAGCTGGGGGAAGATCTCGCGCACGTGAGCCGGGCGGGCGGGACCATCGCGGTCCTGGGTTCGAGCGGGGTGGGAAAATCCACGCTCACGAACGTTTTGGTTCCGGAGGCGCGCATGAAAACGAGCGCGATCCGCGAACACGACGGACGGGGGCGCCACACGACCACGCACCGTGAGATCTTGCGACTCGCGGACGGGGGCTGGTGGATGGACTCGCCCGGCTTGCGGGGACTGAAGCCCGAGTTCGGGACGGGCGAAGTGTCGGCCCACACCGAGGATCTGGAGGCTTTGATCCTCTCGTGCCGCTTCACCGACTGCGCGCACGTCGACGAACCCGGCTGTCGGGTCCGCGCCGCGATCGCGGAAGGCACTCTCGAGGAAGCGCGTTGGGAGAGTTTTTGGAAATTGAAGTCCGAAGAACTTCACCAAGAACGGATGGAGGATCCCCTTGAGCGGCGCAAAGAGCGGGAACGTTTTCACCGGCAAGTTGCGGCGGCGACCGAGCACGCGAGGTTCCGGCGACGGGGCTTCAAATAA
- a CDS encoding aldo/keto reductase — translation MEYRRLGKSGLKISQLSFGSWVTFGNQMDIKPVVESMAVARDHGVNFFDNAEVYAGGKSEELMGAALKELKWARHSYLISTKFFWGIHDGPNTKNTLNRKYLLEGMNASLKRLQLDYVDLVYCHRADPQTPLEETVFAMHDLIQRGQALYWGTSEWTADEIRGAWSIADKYGLHKPIVEQPQYNLFHREKVEKEFARLYDEVGLGLTIWSPLASGILTGKYLNGIPEQSRGAMMGWVGEEAKKAEKIEKTKKFVAIAQELDVTPAALAIAWCSSNPRVSSVITGASRVSQVGDNMKALAALPKLTIEVRERLEQIFGENSK, via the coding sequence ATGGAATACCGTCGCCTTGGCAAATCCGGACTCAAAATTTCTCAGTTGTCTTTCGGTTCGTGGGTCACCTTCGGAAATCAGATGGACATCAAACCCGTCGTCGAGTCGATGGCGGTCGCGCGCGATCACGGCGTCAATTTTTTCGATAACGCCGAGGTCTACGCGGGCGGAAAATCCGAAGAGCTGATGGGCGCGGCGCTGAAAGAGCTGAAGTGGGCTCGTCACAGCTATTTGATTTCGACGAAGTTTTTCTGGGGGATTCACGACGGACCGAATACGAAAAATACGCTCAATCGCAAATATCTGCTCGAGGGGATGAACGCGAGCCTGAAGCGTTTGCAGCTCGATTACGTCGATCTGGTGTACTGTCACCGCGCCGATCCGCAAACGCCGCTGGAAGAGACCGTCTTCGCGATGCACGACCTGATCCAGCGCGGGCAAGCGCTGTACTGGGGAACTTCGGAGTGGACCGCGGACGAGATCCGCGGCGCCTGGTCGATCGCCGATAAGTACGGTTTGCACAAACCCATCGTCGAACAACCTCAGTACAATCTCTTTCACCGCGAGAAAGTCGAGAAAGAATTCGCGCGTCTTTACGATGAGGTGGGGTTGGGGCTCACGATCTGGAGCCCGCTCGCCAGCGGCATCCTGACCGGAAAATATCTGAACGGCATTCCCGAGCAGAGCCGGGGCGCCATGATGGGCTGGGTCGGCGAAGAGGCAAAGAAGGCCGAGAAGATCGAGAAGACCAAGAAGTTCGTCGCGATCGCGCAAGAACTTGACGTGACGCCGGCGGCGCTCGCCATCGCTTGGTGTTCGTCAAATCCGCGGGTCTCGAGCGTGATCACGGGCGCGAGTCGCGTCTCGCAGGTCGGCGACAATATGAAGGCCTTGGCGGCGCTCCCGAAATTGACCATCGAGGTGCGGGAACGTTTAGAACAGATCTTCGGTGAAAACTCGAAGTAG